In Phocoena sinus isolate mPhoSin1 chromosome 10, mPhoSin1.pri, whole genome shotgun sequence, a single genomic region encodes these proteins:
- the YARS2 gene encoding tyrosine--tRNA ligase, mitochondrial codes for MAAPILRCVSRGQGLGTPGLSGVLPLGLREAHSGAQGLLAMQKARGLFKEFFPERGTKTELPELFDRGTAGSFPQTIYCGFDPTADSLHVGHLLALLGLFHFQRAGHNVIALVGGATARLGDPSGRTKEREALEAERVQSNARALRQGLKTLAANHQQLFANGRTWGSFTVLDNSAWYQKQDLVDFLAAVGGHFRMGTLLSRLSVQTRLKSSEGMSLAEFLYQVLQAYDFYYLFQHYRCRVQLGGSDQLGNIMSGYEFIHKLTGEDVFGISVPLITSTTGAKLGKSAGNAVWLNRDKTSPFELYQFFVRQQDDLVERYLKLFTFLPLPEIDHIMQLHVKEPEKRGPQKRLATEVTKLVHGQEGLDSAKRCTQALYHSSIEALEVMSDQELKELFKEASFSELVLDPGTSVLDTCRKANAIPGGPRGYRMITEGGVSINHRQVTNPESVLVVGQHILKNGLSLLKIGKRNFYIIKWLQL; via the exons ATGGCGGCGCCCATCTTGCGGTGCGTTTCTCGTGGCCAGGGGCTTGGTACCCCAGGCCTGTCAGGAGTCTTACCCCTGGGGCTGCGTGAGGCCCACTCGGGCGCTCAGGGGTTGCTGGCGATGCAGAAGGCTCGGGGTCTGTTCAAGGAGTTCTTCCCTGAGAGGGGTACGAAGACAGAGCTCCCAGAGCTCTTCGACCGTGGCACGGCGGGCAGTTTTCCCCAGACCATCTACTGCGGCTTCGACCCCACGGCCGACTCGCTTCACGTGGGGCATCTGCTGGCGCTGTTGGGCCTGTTTCACTTCCAGCGAGCGGGCCACAACGTGATCGCCCTGGTGGGCGGCGCCACGGCGCGCCTGGGAGACCCAAGCGGCCGTACCAAGGAGCGCGAGGCGCTGGAAGCAGAGCGCGTGCAAAGCAACGCGCGCGCCCTGCGCCAAGGGCTCAAAACCTTGGCGGCTAATCACCAGCAGCTCTTCGCTAATGGGCGGACCTGGGGCAGCTTCACCGTGCTGGACAACTCGGCGTGGTACCAGAAGCAGGACCTCGTGGACTTCCTAGCGGCAGTGGGCGGCCATTTCCGCATGGGCACGCTGCTAAGCCGGCTGAGCGTGCAGACTCGGCTCAAGAGCTCCGAAGGCATGAGTTTGGCCGAGTTTCTGTACCAGGTGCTCCAGGCCTATGATTTCTACTACCTGTTCCAGCATTATAGATGCCGGGTCCAGCTGGGTGGATCTGATCAGCTGGGCAATATCATGTCCGGATACGAGTTCATCCATAA GTTGACTGGAGAAGATGTATTTGGAATCTCTGTTCCTCTAATTACAAGTACAACTGGAGCGAAACTGGGAAAGTCTGCTGGCAATGCTGTGTGGCTAAACAGAGATAAGACATCTCCTTTTGAATTGTACCAATTTTTTGTCAGGCAGCAAGATGATTTGGTAGAAAG GTACCTGAAGCTCTTCACTTTTCTGCCCCTTCCAGAGATTGACCACATAATGCAGCTGCATGTCAAAGAGCCAGAAAAGCGGGGTCCTCAGAAACGACTTGCTACAGAAGTAACAAAGCTTGTTCATGGACAAGAAGGGCTGGACTCTGCTAAAAG GTGTACACAAGCCCTTTATCATAGCAGCATAGAGGCACTGGAGGTCATGTCTGATCAAGAGTTAAAAGAACTGTTTAAAGAAGCTTCATTTTCTGAATTAGTTCTTGACCCTGGAACAAGTGTCCTAGATACGTGCCGCAAAGCAAATGCCATTCCAGGTGGTCCCCGAGG gtatcGGATGATAACAGAAGGTGGAGTCAGTATAAATCACAGACAAGTAACAAATCCTGAGAGTGTTTTAGTTGTTGGACAACATATTCTTAAGAATGGGCTTTCGTTacttaaaataggaaaaaggaaCTTCTACATTATAAAATGGCTTCAGCTATGA